The following are from one region of the Euleptes europaea isolate rEulEur1 chromosome 11, rEulEur1.hap1, whole genome shotgun sequence genome:
- the LOC130484281 gene encoding myeloid zinc finger 1-like, with amino-acid sequence MSDWQPGSVSLFRPPAEPPRATLPQQGVGGAPPPQPPSREGPGGAQPSQGLPEAPPPPAWRPRQGGGAPGGRGPSQDARLPRPEPSARCTGAESGGGDAHRTRGQAQATPRGKARTTGLLGGEEGAPPTATPTPTAARPAWATRGRRKTPARSPARPCPQSSLGANRPSRAWLLAAPPRGPGAPACGPAPGSSAAAAAGRAGRGAARRASRRQRRRSGAAAAGSVASRPPRSRAAMQRSKPRAGTAPASTAAAAAREEQPAAAAAGLKGPPPPPPPRGGAALRARAAHVAGGGALGAWLRQTPPGGPHAAAAPATAWPPDLGRLASPFGGARGPFPGPVRAGKGRAAGSGRRPGKREVASRERLPRRPPPAATKDYGPRHAPRPRALQPAGLLPRGIVGRVVPASPARGGRDAADVIALRGAAAKPAPGSGAGSQAAACLGRPRAALGACAGMPAGGGGSPMEGDQDPGGLAQQGSPPAERPFPFPAWEESSGDENALVIHSQVEEEEHKCLVCGESFRQPLSLLRHQKQQHAGERAFLCPECGRGFSLKHNLIIHQRIHTGEKPFSCGVCGKRFSLKQNLLTHQRVHAAEKPFPCVACGKSFREQQLLLAHQKGDCGGAAEEKQETPAHPRTHGRERPRSESGCAEGFAQRTLRVKHQEKPHRNGAAFACQECGEGFSCRSGLVSHQRIHQSGRPLQREEGRRHFGQKEAAEAPFQCLTCGKTFAQKGNLAAHRRSHLGEEMLS; translated from the exons ATGTCGGACTGGCAGCCG ggctccGTCTCCCTCTTCAGGCCCCCCGCTGAGCCACCCAGAGCCACGCTGCCGCAGCAAGGGGTGGGGGGcgcgccccctccccagcccccgaGCAGAGAGGGCCCGGGGGGCGCGCAGCCCTCGCAGGGGCTCCCCGaagccccgccgccgcccgcctggAGACCACGGCAAGGAGGGGGCGCCCCCGGGGGGCGGGGCCCCTCGCAAGACGCGCGTCTCCCCCGCCCCGAGCCCTCCGCACGCTGCACGGGCGCCGAGTCGGGCGGGGGAGACGCGCATCGCACGCGTGGCCAAGCCCAGGCGACCCCGCGAGGCAAGGCGCGCACCACTGGCCTCCTGGGCGGGGAGGAGGGCGCGCCCCccaccgccacccccacccccaccgcagCCCGGCCCGCATGGGCCACGAGAGGCCGCCGGAAGACCCCCGcccgctcgcccgcccgcccctgCCCCCAATCGTCCCTCGGGGCCAATCGTCCCTCCCGCGCCTGGCTTCTGGCCGCCCCTCCTCGCGGGCCAGGCGCGCCGGCCTGCGGGCCCGCACCGGGctcctcggcggcggcggcggccgggcgCGCAGGGCGAGGCGCGGCGAGGCGGGCGTCCAGGCGCCAGAGGAGGCGGAGCGGCGCAGCGGCGGCAGGAAGTGTGGCGTCCCGGCCGCCCAGGAGCCGCGCAGCGATGCAGCGCAGCAAGCCCCGCGCGGGGACGGCGCCCGCCTCGACGGCGGCGGCCGCGGCCCGGGAGGAgcagccggcggcggcggcggcgg GGCTGAAGGGGccgccgccacccccacccccccgcggcGGGGCTGCGCTCCGGGCCCGGGCGGCGCacgtggccggggggggggcgttgggAGCCTGGCTGCGGCAGACCCCGCCGGGCGGGCCCCACGCCGCCGCCGCTCCGGCCACCGCCTGGCCGCCTGACCTTGGGCGGCTCGCTTCGCCCTTCGGGGGCGCGCGGGGCCCCTTCCCGGGGCCGGTCCGTGCGGGGAAGGGGCGGGCAGCAG GGTCGGGGCGCCGGCCTGGGAAGCGTGAGGTGGCGTCGCGGGAGAGGCtgccgcggcgccccccccccgcggcgaCGAAAGACTACGGGCCCCGCCATGCCCCGCGTCCCCGGGCCCTGCAGCCGGCCGGGCTTCTGCCGCGCGGCATTGTGGGGCGCGTAGTCCCCGCCTCCCCGGCCCGAGGAGGCCGCGATGCCGCTGATGTCATCGCCCTCCGCGGGGCTGCGGCGAAACCGGCTCCGGGATCTGGGGCGGGCAGCCAAGCGGCGGCGTGTCTCGGCCGGCCCCGCGCCGCCTTGGGCGCCTGTGCGGGAATGCCTGCTGGGG GAGGTGGCAGCCCCATGGAGGGGGACCAGGATCCAGGGGGCCTGGCCCAGCAGGGCTCCCCGCCGGCAGAaaggcccttccccttccctgcctGGGAGGAGAGCTCAGGGGACGAGAACGCCTTGGTCATCCACAgccaggtggaggaggaggagcacaagTGCCTGGTGTGCGGGGAGAGCTTCCGCCAGCCGCTGAGCCTCCTGCGGCACCAGAAGCAGCAGCACGCTGGCGAGCGGGCCTTCCTCTGCCCCGAGTGCGGCCGGGGCTTCAGCCTCAAGCACAACCTGATCATCCACCAGCGGATCCACACCGGCGAGAAGCCCTTCAGCTGCGGTGTCTGCGGGAAGCGCTTCAGCCTCAAGCAGAACCTGCTCACGCACCAGCGGGTGCACGCCGCAGAGAAGCCCTTTCCCTGCGTGGCCTGCGGGAAGAGCTTCCGGGAGCAGCAGCTTCTCCTGGCCCACCAGAAAGGGGACTGCGGCGGGGCTGCCGAGGAGAAGCAGGAGACCCCCGCCCACCCGCGGACCCACGGCAGGGAGAGGCCCCGCTCGGAAAGCGGCTGCGCGGAGGGCTTCGCGCAGAGGACCCTCCGGGTCAAGCACCAAGAAAAGCCCCACCGGAACGGAGCGGCTTTTGCCTGCCAGGAGTGCGGGGAAGGGTTCAGCTGCCGGAGTGGCCTGGTCAGCCACCAGAGGATCCACCAGAGCGGGCGGCCGCTGCAGCGCGAGGAGGGCAGGAGGCATTTCGGCCAGAAGGAGGCGGCTGAGGCCCCTTTCCAGTGCCTGACCTGTGGGAAAACTTTTGCCCAGAAAGGCAATCTTGCCGCGCACCGGAGGAGCCACCTGGGCGAGGAGATGCTCAGCTGA
- the ZNF775 gene encoding zinc finger protein 775 → MEPTEEISLWNLREVGAEEAPLDMGSDVPPMAKIKKEHPLEGDAAERPPEKPSGQGAVCQQVGRKRRSFLRIRKALETQPAPTGVWLQEGEDFGQGDVKKSGGNVVGDGLYDKVVVFRVGEGQMSRRSCAAEGDFSCKECGKRFAWRSSLNIHKRIHTGEKPFQCQACGRRFSQRPNLLCHQRNHTGERPFKCPRCERSFRQKQHLAKHQRTHTRARPGPHACPECQRSFSNKAVLRLHQRAHAHHRQLVFQELKKAYKETVARQREEARAGLSWMARPKGRRRGVKKFICSECGKGFTWWSSLSIHQRIHTGEKPFPCTECGKSFTQKPNLLRHLRYHSGERPHSCSECGKGFAQKQHLVKHQRTHAAEKGFQCHACGQSFPTKGALTVHQRAGHVGAKLLATGLVDEKGCLPLGQPGSLEVMMGSLIASSQRIFQPPDLLSHPNDADGQPVLIVEPGTRPQALSQTKKGVFWKPEVPKPTAPEQKQYICNECGKAFVSWSALTIHQRIHTGERPYQCGECGKSFSQKPNLVRHQRYHTGEKPYPCTECGKSFVQKHHLTKHQQVHKKCARQVPALTVKTEGL, encoded by the exons ATGGAACCGACGGAAGAGATCAGCCTCTGGAACCTGAGAGAGGTGGGAGCAGAGGAGGCCCCCCTGGACATGGGCTCAG ACGTCCCACCCATGGCCAAAATCAAGAAGGAACATCCTCTGGAAGGAGATGCAGCAGAGCGACCCCCCGAAAAGCCTTCTGGACAAGGCGCCGTCTGCCAGCAAGtcgggaggaagaggaggagtttttTGCGGATCCGCAAAGCACTGGAGACCCAGCCGGCGCCGACAGGGGTGTGGCTACAGGAAGGAGAAGACTTTGGCCAAGGAGACGTCAAGAAGTCGGGAGGGAATGTGGTGGGAGACGGGCTGTATGACAAGGTGGTAGTCTTCCGGGTGGGGGAGGGCCAGATGAGCCGCAGGTCGTGCGCGGCGGAGGGTGACTTCTCCTGCAAGGAATGCGGGAAGCGCTTCGCCTGGAGGTCCTCCTTGAACATCCACAAGCGCATCCACACGGGCGAGAAACCCTTCCAGTGCCAGGCCTGCGGGCGGCGCTTCAGCCAGAGGCCCAACCTGCTGTGCCACCAGCGCAACCACACCGGGGAGCGGCCCTTCAAGTGTCCCAGGTGCGAGAGGAGCTTCCGACAGAAGCAGCACCTGGCCAAGCACCAGCGGACTCACACCcgggcccggcccggcccccacGCCTGCCCCGAGTGCCAGCGCAGCTTCAGCAACAAGGCAGTCCTGCGTTTGCACCAGCGGGCCCACGCCCATCACCGCCAGCTGGTCTTCCAGGAGCTGAAGAAGGCCTACAAGGAGACGGTGGCGCGGCAGCGGGAGGAGGCCCGGGCGGGGCTCAGCTGGATGGCCAGGCCcaagggccggcggcggggggtgAAGAAGTTCATCTGCAGCGAGTGCGGCAAGGGCTTCACCTGGTGGTCCTCCCTCAGCATCCACCAGCGCATCCACACCGGAGAGAAGCCCTTCCCCTGCACCGAGTGCGGCAAGAGCTTCACCCAGAAGCCCAACCTCCTGCGCCACCTCCGCTACCACAGTGGCGAGAGGCCGCACTCGTGTTCCGAGTGCGGGAAAGGCTTCGCTCAGAAGCAACACCTGGTGAAGCACCAGCGCACCCACGCGGCGGAGAAGGGATTCCAGTGCCACGCCTGCGGGCAGAGCTTCCCCACCAAGGGGGCGCTCACAGTGCACCAGCGGGCTGGCCACGTGGGAGCCAAACTCCTGGCTACAGGACTGGTGGACGAGAAGGGGTGTCTTCCACTTGGCCAGCCAGGGAGCCTGGAGGTGATGATGGGCTCCCTGATTGCCAGCAGCCAGAGGATCTTCCAGCCGCCAGATCTCCTGAGCCACCCGAACGATGCGGATGGGCAGCCGGTCCTGATTGTGGAGCCGGGCACTCGGCCGCAGGCGCTGTCCCAAACCAAGAAGGGCGTCTTCTGGAAGCCGGAGGTCCCCAAGCCGACTGCCCCTGAGCAGAAGCAGTACATCTGCAACGAGTGCGGGAAGGCCTTTGTCTCGTGGTCGGCTCTCACCATCCACCAGCGGATCCACACCGGCGAGAGGCCCTATCAGTGCGGGgagtgcgggaagagcttcaGCCAGAAACCCAACCTGGTGAGGCACCAGCGTtaccacacgggggagaagccctaTCCGTGCACCGAGTGCGGGAAGAGCTTCGTCCAGAAGCACCACCTCACCAAGCACCAGCAGGTGCACAAGAAATGCGCCCGCCAGGTTCCGGCACTGACTGTGAAGACGGAAGGGCTGTAG